AGCTCTTAATGAAACTAATTTAGCAATTGCTGATTATATAAAGCTCAATATGAGTGATTTTCTAAAAAAGGAACTCAAAATCAATGAAGAACAAATTGATCTTTTGGCTTATTTCGTGATGGAAAAACCCGCTTTTCACCAAGCAGTTCGTAATAAACAGAACGAAAATCTCCGTTTTATGCTTATTGACGCTTGGCTGGAATACAACAAACTAATTGATGTTGAGGAAGATTTATAAGCCTATGAAAAACATTTTTATAGCTTTATTTTTGCTTTTTTCTGTCCTAAAATCGGTGGCTCAAACTGCGGAAATCATTCACGGACAAGTACTTTCGGATACTATTGCGCTTCAAGGAGTTCACATTGAAAATTTGGAAAATAAAAAAATAGTCTATACCGATGCCGACGGAAATTTTTCTATTCCTGTTCGTGAGGGCAATACCTTAAAAGCAACTCATATCGGGAAAAAGACAGTCTTCAGAACCATTACAAAATACGATTTAAAAAGTATTAAAGAGCCCATAACAATTCGTTTAGTCGATGAAATTGAAGAAATTAAAGGCGTAGAAGTTTCTAAATATCAGAAGATTGACGCCAAAGAAATCGGCATTATACAGCATACACCCATAAAACGAACTTTTGCTGAAAAACGAGAATATGCTAACACTAAAATACGAGGCAATTCACTGCTGTCTATCAACATAATAGGACTTATTAATGCCATTACCGGAAAACGGAAAATGTATAAAAAAGAGGTCAAATACGAAAAAAATAAAAAAGTTGCCGATTACATCAGAAACCAAATGAGCGATTTCCTATCAAAACAATTAGGATTAAATGCAGAAGAAATTGAAACAATAGCCTATTTGGCTATGGAAAAAACAGAATATCATAGTGCGGTTACTTCTAAAAATAATACAAAATTGCAACAATTGTTGGCAAATGATTGGCTAGAGCTACAAACCAATCTTTCAAAATAATTCTTAATCTTTCATTTTCAAAAATAAAACTATGGCAGGAAATACATTCGGAACGATATTTAGGCTCACTACTTTTGGCGAGTCGCACGGGGAGGCTCTTGGCGGAATTATTGATGGCTGTCCAGCAGGGATAAACATTGATTTTGAAGCAATTCAAAAAGAATTATACCGACGAAAACCTGGTCAATCGGCTATCGTTACTCAACGGAAAGAACCTGACGAAGTACGTTTCCTTTCAGGGATTTTTGAGGGAAAAACAACAGGAACTTCCATAGGTTTTATTATTGAAAATACAAATCAAAAGTCGTACGATTATAGTCATATAAAAGAAGTGTATCGACCAAGTCACGCCGATTATGTTTATCAGCAAAAGTACGGACATCGCGATTATCGTGGAGGCGGACGAAGTTCAGCTCGTGAAACGGCTTGTCGTGTGGTGGCAGGAGCTATCGCCAAACAAGTTTTGAAAGACATTCGGTTTTCGGCTTATGTTTCTTCTGTAGGGGAACTTTCTGTAAATAAAGATTATACAGAATTGGATTTGTCTCTAACAGAAACCAATCCTGTTCGTTGTCCTGATTTGCAAATGGCTTCAAAAATGGAAAATTATATAAAAGAAATCCGAAAGGCAGGGGATACAATAGGCGGAACGATAAGTTGTGTTATCCAGAATGTTCCTGTGGGGCTGGGTGAACCTGTTTTTGACCGACTTCACGCACAGTTAGGTAAAGCAATGCTTTCTATCAACGCTGTGAAAGGTTTTGAATACGGCAGTGGTTTTGAAGGGACTAAACAACGTGGAAGCCAACATAATGATCTTTTCAATCCTAACGGAAGTACACAAACCAATCGTTCTGGCGGAATTCAAGGAGGTATTAGTAACGGAATGGATATTTATTTTAAAGTGGCTTTCAAACCTGTGGCAACTCTTATGCAAATGCAACCTGCTTTAGATTCAGAAGGAAACATCGTGCAAATGCAAGGAAAAGGACGTCACGACCCTTGTGTAGTACCACGTGCAGTTCCCATTGTGGAGGCAATGGCTGCAATGGTCATTCTGGATTTTTATTTGATGAATAAAACAACCATAATATAACAACAAAACAAGAAAAATGCTTTTTTATCATAATATTTCGAATTATACCCGAGAGTTTAAACATAATTTCAAACTGGCTTTCCCTGTAATTTTAGGAATGCTCGGACATACTTTCGTAGGTTTTGTGGATAATGTTATGGTAGGCAAATTAGGAACTGCCGAACTGGCAGCCGTAGCCTTGGGGAATAGCATTGTTTTTGTTGCAATGTCTTTTGGTATTGGTTTCTCAACTGCTTTTACACCTTTGGTAGCGGAGGCAGATAGCGTAAAAAATCATTCTGAAGTAAAATCGATTTTAAAACATAGTATTCTCATTAGTAGTGTCCTTGCTTTGTTTCTTTTCGGATTATTATTTCTTTCTGGTCCGTTAATGCATTGGCTCAAACAACCACAAGAAGTAGTTGCTTTGGCAGTGCCTTACACTAATTTGGTAGCTTTCTCGCTAATTCCTTTAGTGTTTTTTTCTTCCTTAAAACAATTTACTGACGGATTATCGCTTACTCGATATCCTATGTATGTAACATTGGTAGGAAATTTGGTAAATATTTTACTGAATTATATCTTTATTTATGGCAATTTTGGTTTTCCTGCCTTAGGAATTATCGGAGCGGGAATTGGTACCTTGGTCTCTCGTTTGATGATGCCCATTCTGCTTTGGTTCATTCTCTTAAGACTTAAAAAAACAAAAGATTTAATACGCAATTTGAATTGGAAAAATATTGAGCGGTTTAAAATACGAAAAATAACAAATTTAGGAGTTCCCTCAGGAATGCAAATGGTTTTCGAAGTAGGTATTTTTACTGCTGCTATTTGGATTAGCGGTGTTTTGGGTAAAAATCCTCAAGCAGCAAATCAAGTTGCTTTGAATTTATCAAGTATGACTTTTATGGTGGCTTCAGGGTTGAGTGTAGCAGCAATGATTCGTGTGGGAAATCAGCGTGGATTACGTGATTTTGCTAATTTACGACGCATTGCACTTTCAGTTTTTTTGTTAGTTTTTTTCACTCAAACTTGTTTTGCTTCGTTTTTTGCTTTGTTTAGACATTGGCTTCCTACGCTGTATTTAGATATGAATGATATTGTAAATCAATCGGATAACCTTGAAGTGATTTCTGAAGCGGCTAAACTTCTACTCATAGCTGCCATTTTTCAAATTTCCGACGGATTGCAAGTAGCGGCTTTAGGAGCGTTACGAGGATTACAAGACGTTAAAAAACCGATGTATATTACTTTTGTCGCCTACTGGGTAATCAGTTTTCCAATTTCCTATATTTTAGGATTGCACACCCCTTTAGGAGGAATGGGAATTTGGATAGGACTTCTATTGGGGCTTACCATTGCTGCCATTTGGTTATTATGGCGCTTTCATAAAATTACTTTAAAAATGATAAATAACTGACTCATAGTATTTATCACTTAAATAGACAAAGATATATTATGAGAAATAGATTAAAAAATTGAACTTATAAAATCTGACTTAAAAATATTTAAAAAAATTAGTTTATTTCTGTCTTTTTTATTACTTTGCTCTTTTTATTTTAGGAATGAAACTACTGACAAGTTTTCTTTAAGGAAAACTTAGGTATGATTTTTGATTACATATTATCCAAAAGATTTGTAAGATCACTACTATGAGCGAAAATTTTTCACCAAGAGTTAAAAGAATTATCACATTCAGTCACGAAGAAGCTAAACGATTAGGTAGCCCATTTATTGGTACAGAACACTTTGTGGTAGCTATCCTTCACGAAGGATCAGGGAAGGCGTTCGAAATTTTGAAAGCGTTAAATATTGATTTTATTCTGTT
This genomic window from Capnocytophaga canimorsus contains:
- the aroC gene encoding chorismate synthase; translation: MAGNTFGTIFRLTTFGESHGEALGGIIDGCPAGINIDFEAIQKELYRRKPGQSAIVTQRKEPDEVRFLSGIFEGKTTGTSIGFIIENTNQKSYDYSHIKEVYRPSHADYVYQQKYGHRDYRGGGRSSARETACRVVAGAIAKQVLKDIRFSAYVSSVGELSVNKDYTELDLSLTETNPVRCPDLQMASKMENYIKEIRKAGDTIGGTISCVIQNVPVGLGEPVFDRLHAQLGKAMLSINAVKGFEYGSGFEGTKQRGSQHNDLFNPNGSTQTNRSGGIQGGISNGMDIYFKVAFKPVATLMQMQPALDSEGNIVQMQGKGRHDPCVVPRAVPIVEAMAAMVILDFYLMNKTTII
- a CDS encoding MATE family efflux transporter yields the protein MLFYHNISNYTREFKHNFKLAFPVILGMLGHTFVGFVDNVMVGKLGTAELAAVALGNSIVFVAMSFGIGFSTAFTPLVAEADSVKNHSEVKSILKHSILISSVLALFLFGLLFLSGPLMHWLKQPQEVVALAVPYTNLVAFSLIPLVFFSSLKQFTDGLSLTRYPMYVTLVGNLVNILLNYIFIYGNFGFPALGIIGAGIGTLVSRLMMPILLWFILLRLKKTKDLIRNLNWKNIERFKIRKITNLGVPSGMQMVFEVGIFTAAIWISGVLGKNPQAANQVALNLSSMTFMVASGLSVAAMIRVGNQRGLRDFANLRRIALSVFLLVFFTQTCFASFFALFRHWLPTLYLDMNDIVNQSDNLEVISEAAKLLLIAAIFQISDGLQVAALGALRGLQDVKKPMYITFVAYWVISFPISYILGLHTPLGGMGIWIGLLLGLTIAAIWLLWRFHKITLKMINN